The proteins below are encoded in one region of Kazachstania africana CBS 2517 chromosome 6, complete genome:
- the RPL30 gene encoding 60S ribosomal protein eL30 (similar to Saccharomyces cerevisiae RPL30 (YGL030W); ancestral locus Anc_4.85): MAPVKSQESINQKLALVVKSGKYTLGYKSTIKSLRQGKSKLVIIAANTPVLRKSELEYYAMLSKTKVYYFQGGNNELGTAVGKLFRVGVVTILDAGDSDILTTLA; this comes from the exons ATG GCCCCAGTTAAGTCCCAAGAATCTATCAACCAAAAGTTAGCCTTAGTCGTTAAGTCTGGTAAGTACACCTTAGGTTACAAGTCTACCATCAAGTCTTTAAGACAAGGTAAGTCTAAGTTAGTTATAATTGCTGCTAACACTCCAGTCTTAAGAAAGtctgaattagaatattACGCTATGTTATCTAAGACCAAGGTCTACTACTTCCAAGGTGGTAACAACGAATTAGGTACTGCTGTCGGTAAATTATTCAGAGTTGGTGTCGTCACCATCTTAGATGCTGGTGATTCTGATATCTTAACTACTTTAGCTTAg